In a single window of the uncultured Pseudodesulfovibrio sp. genome:
- a CDS encoding 4Fe-4S dicluster domain-containing protein has protein sequence MDFLDIGLIVASVVCLAFLVRRVARWRSGPDWSGPVSRQGTARSFLAIIKAVVLDVLLLGRAGRTGKLRWLAHCLVFYGFMGLLLFHAMGGLVTANLFPGYEPTLNPWQPLRDLLGGLVLIGLALMVVRRVRDRRLFMLSRFQDWALLLVVGGIVGSGFLLEASKIISPAMFDAMVAEYGVYEGGPEATALKAAWADRFGVVFPSDRLVTPERVEQGLEVNDESCTACHSDTASAFISKPLAAALTPLAPAMNRSRADRVFWYVHILFCLVGLAALPYAKFLHPLTTPANLAARKGRRDRGRPGSRVARGLGLDACTRCGECSLHCSVAPSFTALGNPDILPSEKLASLKAFRDRELSGLGLERFAEGSRICSECLRCTDICPAGINLQDLWLSSKPLAAASVPDPNQAVRSMTVAARSAICCQIEPEGLADKRESFWACVQCTTCTSVCPVVAVSEDPSRDLDLLPQQIMNLLRMGLKDEALGVRMVWSCTTCYKCQEHCPQDIRVADVLYELRNTAAARLRQAGGEEA, from the coding sequence ATGGATTTCTTGGACATTGGTTTGATTGTCGCCTCTGTGGTCTGCCTTGCCTTTCTGGTCCGCAGAGTGGCCCGGTGGCGATCCGGTCCGGACTGGAGCGGCCCTGTTTCCAGACAGGGTACGGCCAGGTCGTTCCTGGCCATAATCAAGGCCGTTGTCCTGGATGTCCTGCTGCTCGGGCGCGCGGGCCGGACCGGCAAGCTGCGCTGGCTGGCTCACTGTCTGGTCTTCTACGGATTCATGGGACTGCTTCTGTTTCACGCCATGGGGGGGCTGGTCACGGCCAATCTCTTCCCGGGCTACGAACCGACCCTGAATCCCTGGCAGCCCCTTCGCGACCTGCTGGGCGGGCTGGTTCTCATCGGGCTGGCCCTTATGGTTGTGCGCCGCGTGCGCGACAGGCGACTGTTCATGCTCTCCCGGTTTCAGGACTGGGCGCTCCTGCTCGTGGTCGGCGGCATCGTGGGCTCGGGGTTTCTGCTCGAGGCCTCCAAGATCATCTCCCCGGCCATGTTCGACGCCATGGTGGCCGAATACGGCGTGTACGAGGGCGGCCCCGAGGCCACCGCGCTCAAGGCGGCCTGGGCCGACCGGTTCGGCGTGGTCTTCCCGTCCGACAGGCTGGTCACGCCGGAGCGGGTGGAGCAGGGGCTCGAGGTCAACGACGAGAGCTGTACGGCCTGCCACAGCGACACCGCCTCGGCCTTCATCTCCAAGCCTCTGGCCGCCGCACTCACGCCTCTGGCTCCGGCCATGAACCGCAGCCGTGCGGACCGCGTTTTCTGGTACGTGCACATTCTTTTCTGTCTGGTGGGGCTGGCGGCGTTGCCGTACGCCAAGTTCCTGCACCCTTTGACCACCCCGGCCAATCTGGCCGCGCGCAAAGGGCGGCGTGACCGTGGCCGTCCCGGCAGCCGCGTGGCCCGCGGGTTGGGACTGGACGCCTGCACCCGTTGCGGCGAGTGCAGCCTGCACTGCAGCGTGGCCCCGTCCTTCACCGCGCTGGGCAACCCGGACATTCTGCCCTCGGAAAAGCTCGCATCGCTCAAGGCGTTCCGCGACCGGGAATTGTCCGGTCTTGGATTGGAGCGGTTCGCCGAAGGCAGCCGCATCTGTTCCGAGTGCCTGCGCTGCACCGACATCTGCCCGGCGGGCATCAATCTGCAGGACCTGTGGCTGTCATCCAAACCCCTGGCCGCCGCGTCCGTTCCGGACCCGAACCAGGCGGTCCGGTCCATGACGGTTGCCGCCCGCAGCGCCATCTGCTGTCAGATCGAGCCCGAGGGGCTGGCCGACAAGCGCGAGTCGTTCTGGGCCTGCGTGCAGTGCACCACCTGCACCAGCGTTTGTCCGGTGGTGGCGGTCAGCGAAGACCCGTCGCGCGATCTGGACCTGTTGCCTCAGCAGATCATGAACCTGCTGCGCATGGGGCTGAAGGATGAGGCGCTCGGAGTGCGCATGGTCTGGAGCTGCACCACCTGCTACAAGTGCCAGGAGCATTGCCCGCAGGACATCCGCGTGGCCGATGTGCTCTATGAACTGCGCAATACCGCGGCCGCGCGACTGCGTCAGGCCGGGGGCGAGGAGGCTTGA
- a CDS encoding CoB--CoM heterodisulfide reductase iron-sulfur subunit B family protein produces the protein MRYAYFPGCKIPHHLPQYGDSVRAVCRSLDVELVDIEFNCCGYPVRHESELASVFSAACNFALAERAGVPIMTPCKCCFGNLKYAASRLHENAYLAGEVEGLLAREGLAMPQRFEVRHLLTVLDSDVGAETLAERATLPLYGVKVACHYGCHALRPGKVTGFDDPLAPTVFERVVTALGAQTVDWALRLECCGHPLRGRDDVISESLMRRKLESANDAGAHVLATACTYCQMQFDVERDRHPFNSPWRTMPPAVLVSQLVGAALGFEEARLGLSRNRIPWAKSVLSKDVS, from the coding sequence ATGCGCTACGCCTATTTCCCGGGATGCAAGATTCCCCATCATCTGCCCCAGTACGGGGATTCGGTCCGGGCCGTGTGCCGCTCCCTGGACGTGGAACTGGTGGATATCGAGTTCAACTGCTGCGGCTATCCGGTGCGCCACGAAAGCGAACTGGCCTCCGTGTTTTCGGCGGCGTGCAACTTCGCCCTGGCCGAACGGGCCGGGGTGCCGATCATGACCCCGTGCAAATGCTGTTTCGGCAACCTCAAGTATGCGGCCTCGCGCCTGCATGAGAACGCCTATCTGGCCGGGGAGGTCGAGGGGCTGCTGGCCCGAGAGGGGCTGGCCATGCCGCAGCGTTTCGAGGTTCGCCATCTGCTGACCGTTCTGGACAGCGACGTGGGCGCGGAGACCCTGGCCGAACGGGCGACTCTGCCCCTGTACGGGGTCAAGGTGGCCTGCCACTACGGCTGCCACGCGCTTCGGCCCGGCAAGGTCACCGGATTCGATGATCCGTTGGCCCCCACCGTGTTCGAGCGGGTGGTCACCGCCCTTGGGGCCCAGACCGTTGACTGGGCTCTGCGCCTGGAATGTTGCGGTCACCCCCTGCGAGGGCGCGATGACGTCATCAGCGAATCGTTGATGCGCCGCAAGCTGGAGAGCGCGAACGATGCCGGAGCGCATGTCCTTGCCACGGCCTGCACTTATTGCCAGATGCAGTTCGACGTGGAGCGGGACCGCCATCCGTTCAATAGCCCCTGGCGGACCATGCCCCCGGCCGTGCTTGTCAGCCAACTGGTCGGCGCGGCCCTGGGGTTCGAGGAGGCCCGGCTCGGTCTTTCCCGCAACCGCATACCCTGGGCCAAATCTGTTTTATCCAAAGACGTTTCATGA
- the glpK gene encoding glycerol kinase GlpK, giving the protein MAKYVGAVDSGTTSSRFIIFDERGRIVGQDQKEHRQIYPKPGWVEHDPMEIWRNTGEVIRGALTKSGLKGSDLAAIGITNQRETTVVWDRCTGEPFYNAIVWQCTRTHDICKALTEEGGQDRFREATGLPVATYFSGPKIRWILDNVPEARAAAERGDALFGTIETWIIWWLTGGPKGGAHVTDVTNASRTMLMDLKTLSWDEEIMKILGVPMSGLARIVPSSDEGTWGPTSESGPLGARVPVCGAVGDQQAALVGQTCFAPGQAKNTYGTGCFLLMHTGHEPIQSKHGLITTLAYQFSNRKPSYCLEGSIAIAGALVQWLRDNLKMFESAPEVEALAAKVEDTGGSYIVPAFSGLYAPYWRPDARGVMVGLTRYINRNHIARAVLEATAYQTKDIVEAMNRDSGVELKSLKADGGMVYNELLMQFQSDILNVPVVRPKVAETTCLGAAYAAGIASGFWSGREELYNNWEEDKTWQPNMDEKDRAEKYAGWKKAVERTYGWVE; this is encoded by the coding sequence ATGGCCAAATATGTCGGAGCCGTCGATTCGGGAACCACCAGCAGCCGGTTCATCATCTTTGACGAGCGGGGCCGCATAGTCGGCCAGGACCAGAAGGAGCACCGCCAGATCTACCCCAAGCCCGGCTGGGTGGAGCACGACCCCATGGAGATCTGGCGGAACACCGGCGAGGTCATCCGGGGCGCGTTGACCAAGTCCGGGCTCAAGGGGAGCGACCTGGCGGCCATCGGCATCACCAACCAGCGCGAGACCACCGTGGTCTGGGACCGCTGCACCGGCGAACCGTTCTATAACGCCATCGTCTGGCAGTGCACCCGGACCCACGACATATGCAAGGCCCTGACCGAAGAGGGCGGCCAGGACCGTTTCCGGGAGGCCACCGGCCTGCCTGTGGCGACCTATTTTTCCGGCCCCAAGATCCGCTGGATTCTCGACAACGTGCCCGAGGCCAGAGCGGCCGCAGAGCGGGGCGACGCCCTGTTCGGGACCATCGAGACCTGGATCATCTGGTGGCTGACCGGCGGGCCCAAGGGCGGGGCGCACGTCACGGACGTGACCAACGCCAGCCGGACCATGCTCATGGACCTGAAGACCCTTTCCTGGGACGAGGAGATCATGAAGATCCTGGGTGTTCCCATGAGCGGGCTCGCGCGCATCGTGCCGTCGTCCGACGAAGGGACCTGGGGGCCGACCTCGGAGAGCGGACCGTTGGGCGCACGCGTACCGGTCTGCGGCGCGGTGGGCGATCAGCAGGCCGCCCTGGTCGGCCAGACCTGCTTCGCGCCGGGCCAGGCCAAGAACACCTACGGCACCGGCTGCTTCCTGCTCATGCACACCGGGCATGAGCCCATCCAGTCCAAGCACGGTCTTATAACCACCCTGGCCTATCAGTTTTCCAACCGCAAACCGTCCTACTGCCTGGAAGGGTCCATCGCCATCGCCGGAGCACTGGTCCAGTGGTTGCGCGACAACCTCAAGATGTTCGAATCCGCGCCCGAGGTCGAGGCGCTGGCCGCCAAGGTCGAGGACACGGGCGGCTCGTATATCGTGCCCGCCTTCTCCGGTCTGTACGCCCCGTACTGGCGGCCCGACGCGCGCGGGGTCATGGTCGGCCTGACCCGGTACATCAACCGCAACCATATCGCCCGGGCCGTGCTCGAGGCCACGGCCTATCAGACCAAGGACATTGTCGAGGCCATGAACCGGGACTCCGGCGTGGAACTCAAATCCCTCAAGGCGGACGGCGGCATGGTCTACAACGAGCTGCTCATGCAATTCCAATCCGATATCCTCAACGTGCCTGTGGTCCGCCCCAAGGTGGCCGAGACCACCTGCCTGGGCGCGGCCTACGCAGCGGGCATCGCCTCCGGGTTCTGGTCCGGGCGCGAGGAACTCTACAACAACTGGGAAGAGGACAAGACCTGGCAGCCGAACATGGACGAAAAGGACCGTGCCGAGAAATACGCCGGGTGGAAGAAGGCCGTGGAGCGGACTTACGGCTGGGTGGAGTAA